The following proteins are co-located in the Massilia litorea genome:
- a CDS encoding S9 family peptidase, whose product MSVKEGLRPLLGAARFTVLLTAMAAAAAQGAQMREYRSVAISGGGESVAAIESSDPGIPGRRAHGHIVVRDAASGRITAEYDPCATCSYDFPAWSPDRKGLAFIGANRDAGEATLWVAQGGKLTAAATVKGVANTARWSPDGASIALLATVGAKKQTGAVEAGARQVGEIGVDEDAQRIALAPAAGGVLRLVSPPDSFVYEYDWTPDGRGFVATSAKGNGDNNWWVATLGHVDLASGALRTIAAPKMQISLPHVSPDGRSVAFVGGLMSDFGSVGGDVFTVPFEGGEPVDVTPNHAGSFNGLAWKGPQLLASSLQGSEMAVLAIDPQARTARTLWSGAVSANGSADGRFVFSLDGSSAVSVHETYEQAPRIVAGRLPALGPITRDNVDFAPQVAARSISWTNEGMRSQGWLVGPRKPQAGLRHPMVVIVHGGPAAAATPRFVAAGEFGNPLVRELVERGFYVFQPNPRGSYGQGMAFGMANRRDFGGGDWRDILAGVDAVLREAPVDGARLGLMGHSYGGFMTMWGVTHSKRFKAAVAGAGIANWISYYGQNGIDQWMVPFFGATMYEDPAIYRAASPIESIRNATTPTLLYVGERDVETPAVQSMEFWHGLRAVGTPTALVIYDGEGHAIRKPEHQLDQRRRTVEWFERYLK is encoded by the coding sequence ATGAGCGTCAAGGAAGGTTTGCGGCCACTGCTGGGTGCAGCCCGATTCACAGTCTTATTGACAGCCATGGCCGCCGCGGCCGCGCAGGGCGCGCAGATGCGCGAATACCGCTCGGTCGCGATCAGCGGCGGCGGCGAGTCGGTCGCCGCGATCGAATCGAGCGACCCCGGCATTCCGGGGCGGCGCGCACACGGACACATCGTCGTGCGCGACGCCGCCAGCGGCAGGATCACTGCCGAATACGATCCCTGCGCCACCTGTTCCTATGATTTCCCGGCCTGGTCGCCGGACCGCAAGGGCCTCGCCTTCATCGGCGCCAACCGCGATGCCGGGGAAGCGACCCTGTGGGTGGCCCAGGGCGGCAAGCTGACGGCCGCCGCCACCGTCAAGGGGGTGGCAAATACCGCGCGCTGGTCGCCGGACGGCGCCAGCATCGCCTTGCTCGCCACCGTCGGCGCGAAGAAACAGACCGGCGCGGTCGAAGCCGGTGCGCGCCAGGTCGGAGAAATAGGCGTCGACGAGGATGCGCAGCGCATCGCGCTGGCGCCCGCCGCCGGCGGGGTGCTGCGCCTGGTGTCGCCGCCCGATTCCTTTGTCTACGAATACGACTGGACGCCGGACGGCCGCGGTTTCGTCGCCACCAGCGCGAAGGGAAACGGCGACAACAACTGGTGGGTCGCCACCCTCGGGCACGTGGACCTCGCCAGCGGCGCGCTGCGGACGATCGCGGCGCCGAAGATGCAAATCAGCCTGCCGCACGTGTCGCCCGACGGGCGCAGCGTCGCTTTCGTCGGCGGCCTGATGAGCGACTTCGGCTCGGTCGGCGGCGACGTGTTCACGGTGCCCTTCGAAGGCGGCGAACCGGTCGACGTGACGCCGAACCATGCCGGTTCGTTCAACGGCCTGGCCTGGAAGGGGCCGCAGTTGCTGGCCTCAAGCCTGCAGGGTAGCGAGATGGCCGTGCTTGCGATCGACCCCCAGGCGCGCACGGCGCGCACGCTGTGGAGCGGAGCGGTGTCGGCTAACGGTTCGGCCGACGGCCGCTTCGTATTCAGTCTCGATGGCAGCTCGGCCGTCTCGGTGCACGAGACCTATGAACAGGCGCCGCGCATCGTCGCCGGCCGCCTGCCCGCACTCGGGCCGATCACCCGCGACAACGTCGATTTCGCCCCCCAGGTGGCGGCGCGCAGCATCAGCTGGACCAACGAGGGCATGCGCAGCCAGGGCTGGCTGGTCGGTCCACGCAAGCCGCAGGCCGGCCTCAGGCACCCGATGGTGGTGATCGTCCACGGCGGGCCGGCAGCGGCCGCCACGCCGCGCTTCGTCGCGGCGGGCGAATTCGGCAACCCGCTGGTGCGCGAGCTGGTCGAGCGCGGCTTTTACGTGTTCCAGCCGAATCCGCGCGGCAGCTATGGCCAGGGGATGGCCTTCGGCATGGCGAACCGGCGCGACTTCGGCGGCGGCGACTGGCGCGACATCCTGGCCGGCGTCGATGCCGTGCTCAGGGAAGCGCCGGTCGACGGCGCGCGCCTCGGCCTGATGGGGCATTCCTACGGCGGCTTCATGACGATGTGGGGCGTCACCCACAGCAAGCGCTTCAAGGCGGCGGTGGCGGGCGCCGGCATCGCCAACTGGATCAGCTATTACGGCCAGAACGGCATCGACCAGTGGATGGTGCCCTTCTTCGGCGCGACCATGTACGAGGACCCGGCCATCTACCGCGCGGCCTCGCCGATCGAATCGATCCGGAACGCGACCACGCCGACCCTGCTGTACGTGGGAGAGCGCGACGTCGAGACCCCGGCGGTGCAGTCGATGGAGTTCTGGCACGGCCTGCGTGCGGTAGGGACGCCGACGGCGCTGGTGATCTACGATGGGGAAGGGCATGCGATTCGCAAGCCGGAGCATCAGCTGGATCAGCGGCGCAGGACGGTGGAATGGTTCGAGAGGTATCTGAAGTAG
- the ribBA gene encoding bifunctional 3,4-dihydroxy-2-butanone-4-phosphate synthase/GTP cyclohydrolase II, which translates to MSISSTQEIVAELRAGRMVILVDEEDRENEGDLVLAADFVTPEAINFMIRHARGLVCLTLSEEICDKLALPMMTTRNGTSFGTNFTVSIEAAEGVTTGISAADRARTIQVAVSKGAKPDDLVQPGHIFPLRAVKGGVLMRAGHTEAGCDLTEMGGLTPASVICEIIKEDGTMARLPDLIEFAKEHNLKIGTIADLIHYRSENESLVERVAERTLNTAQGEFKLVAYRDKPSGCAHLAMVHGEIGRDNEALVRVHQPVSILDVLEHRATTHSWTMASAMEAIKKSESGVVVLLNCGETAEQLFAQFTSLDAPGARPTGRAATMDLRTYGIGAQILKDLGVGKMKLLANPRKMPSMTGFDLEVTGYIASPSA; encoded by the coding sequence ATGTCTATCTCCAGCACCCAGGAAATCGTTGCCGAACTTCGCGCCGGCCGCATGGTCATTTTGGTCGATGAAGAAGACCGCGAGAACGAGGGTGACCTGGTCCTGGCGGCGGACTTCGTCACCCCGGAGGCGATCAATTTCATGATCCGCCACGCGCGCGGCCTGGTTTGCCTGACCCTGTCCGAAGAAATCTGCGACAAGCTGGCACTGCCGATGATGACGACCCGCAACGGCACTTCCTTCGGCACCAATTTCACGGTCTCGATCGAAGCGGCCGAGGGCGTGACCACCGGCATCTCGGCGGCTGACCGGGCGCGCACCATCCAGGTGGCGGTGTCGAAAGGCGCCAAACCGGACGACCTGGTCCAGCCGGGCCATATCTTCCCGCTGCGCGCGGTGAAGGGTGGCGTCCTGATGCGCGCTGGCCACACCGAAGCCGGCTGCGACCTGACCGAAATGGGCGGCCTGACCCCGGCCTCGGTGATCTGCGAGATCATCAAGGAAGACGGCACCATGGCGCGCCTGCCGGACCTGATCGAGTTCGCGAAAGAACACAACCTGAAAATCGGCACCATCGCCGACCTGATCCACTACCGCAGCGAAAACGAGAGCCTGGTCGAGCGCGTTGCCGAGCGCACCCTGAACACGGCCCAAGGCGAATTCAAGCTGGTCGCCTACCGCGACAAGCCGAGCGGCTGCGCCCACCTGGCGATGGTGCACGGCGAGATCGGGCGCGACAACGAGGCCCTGGTGCGCGTGCACCAGCCGGTCTCGATCCTCGACGTGCTGGAACACCGCGCCACGACCCACTCCTGGACCATGGCCTCGGCGATGGAAGCGATCAAGAAGAGCGAATCGGGCGTCGTCGTGCTGCTGAACTGCGGCGAGACGGCCGAGCAGCTGTTCGCACAATTCACGTCGCTCGATGCGCCGGGCGCGCGTCCGACCGGCCGTGCGGCGACGATGGATCTGCGCACCTACGGCATCGGCGCGCAGATCCTAAAGGACCTCGGCGTCGGCAAGATGAAGCTGCTGGCCAATCCGCGCAAGATGCCGTCGATGACCGGTTTCGATCTCGAGGTCACCGGTTACATCGCCAGTCCATCGGCCTGA
- a CDS encoding M16 family metallopeptidase gives MFSQFLRHACLACTLLLLPFGAGAALKLDAPIPVGPQVKVGKLPNGLTYYIQKNARPERKLDLRLVVKAGSILEDEDQQGLAHFVEHMAFNGSTNFKKHELVDYLQSIGVKFGADLNAYTSFDETVYILPIPLDRPENIGKAFQVLEDWAHGLSFDEDVIDKERGIVLEELRLGKGAGDRIGKQIWPKIYNGSRYAERLPIGKEEVLRNFKPETLKRFYRDWYRPDLMAVVAVGDIDPKAIEKLIKAHFSKLSNPKPARPRVYAEIPRREETEAVVVTDKEAGGNSILVRYPVQPVREPDTVRGYREQLVEGLFTGMLGARLQELSQLAEPPFLRGGSALGKLTPFYKSFNTSAVIGPGGAPKAIDALVRENERARRYGFGQAELDRARKNMLRSFEQLYNEREKTDSGAYVAEYLRNFLQQEPIPGIAAEYRYATEMLPAVTLDEMNAYARRTIPANSGKLVIYTGIERADSPPPQGAALLAALAAAERAEVAPHEEKVLGSQLMAQPPKAGSIVEEREDKALGLTYLTFSNGVKAILKPTDFRNDQVMMSAARFGGQSLYGDADILNARYANAIVASMGLQDYSPLDLSKVLAGKAAAVTMGLAGYNEVLGASSGATDIETMLQLLWLRFDAVRRDEDLFKSFIGKQVEAARNRLGQPSARFGDTVVATLYNNHPRAPRPLLPEEFGQISLDRSIAIYRERFSSAKDLTFVMVGSFDVNKVKPLLATWLGSLPTPAIPTEWRDVGLRPVKGVVKRAVYSGTEPKSTISLTFTGEAAFSELEQMRLQALVEVLNIRIIEVLREQLSLIYGGNAGGQLGRIPYGHYSLSVTLPTGPENVDKVLKATFDEFERLKREGPLAGDLAKVKQNWIQNHRKALRENGYWLGRIQSALLDGTDPKAILTHEERVNALTAGEVQEAARRYLNTENYVQVVLYPEKKAEAVQAAN, from the coding sequence ATGTTCAGCCAATTCCTTCGCCACGCCTGTCTCGCCTGCACCCTCCTCCTCCTTCCCTTCGGCGCCGGCGCCGCCCTGAAACTCGATGCGCCGATTCCGGTCGGCCCGCAGGTCAAGGTCGGCAAGCTCCCGAATGGCCTGACTTACTACATCCAGAAAAACGCCCGCCCCGAGCGCAAGCTCGACCTGCGCCTGGTCGTGAAGGCCGGCTCGATCCTCGAGGACGAGGACCAGCAGGGCCTGGCGCACTTCGTGGAGCACATGGCCTTCAACGGTTCGACCAACTTTAAAAAACACGAGCTGGTCGACTACCTGCAATCGATTGGCGTCAAGTTCGGCGCCGACCTGAACGCCTACACCTCCTTCGACGAAACCGTCTACATCCTGCCGATCCCGCTGGACCGCCCGGAAAACATCGGCAAGGCGTTCCAGGTGCTGGAAGACTGGGCGCACGGTCTCTCTTTCGACGAGGACGTCATCGACAAGGAGCGCGGCATCGTGCTCGAGGAACTGCGGCTCGGCAAAGGCGCGGGCGACCGCATCGGCAAGCAGATCTGGCCGAAGATCTACAACGGCTCCCGCTACGCCGAACGCCTGCCGATCGGGAAGGAAGAGGTGCTGCGCAACTTCAAGCCCGAGACCCTGAAACGCTTCTACCGCGACTGGTACCGGCCCGACCTGATGGCGGTGGTGGCGGTCGGCGACATCGACCCCAAGGCCATCGAAAAACTGATCAAGGCGCACTTCTCGAAGCTGTCCAATCCGAAGCCGGCGCGCCCCCGCGTGTATGCGGAGATCCCGCGCCGCGAGGAGACCGAAGCGGTGGTCGTCACGGACAAGGAAGCCGGCGGCAACAGCATCCTGGTGCGCTACCCGGTGCAGCCGGTACGCGAGCCCGACACCGTGCGCGGCTACCGCGAGCAGCTGGTCGAGGGCCTGTTCACCGGCATGCTCGGCGCGCGCCTGCAGGAACTCTCGCAGCTGGCCGAACCGCCTTTCCTGCGCGGCGGCAGCGCCCTGGGCAAACTCACGCCCTTCTATAAATCATTCAATACCAGCGCCGTCATCGGCCCGGGCGGGGCGCCGAAGGCGATCGACGCCCTGGTGCGCGAGAACGAGCGGGCGCGCCGCTACGGCTTCGGCCAGGCCGAACTCGATCGCGCCCGCAAGAACATGCTGCGCAGCTTCGAGCAGCTGTACAACGAACGCGAGAAAACCGACTCCGGCGCCTACGTGGCCGAGTACCTGCGCAACTTCCTGCAGCAGGAACCGATCCCCGGCATCGCCGCCGAATACCGCTACGCCACCGAAATGCTGCCAGCCGTGACGCTCGACGAAATGAACGCCTACGCGCGGCGCACGATCCCGGCCAATTCCGGCAAGCTGGTGATCTATACCGGCATCGAGCGTGCCGACAGTCCGCCGCCGCAGGGCGCGGCGCTGCTGGCCGCGCTCGCCGCGGCCGAGCGGGCCGAAGTCGCGCCGCACGAGGAAAAGGTATTGGGCAGCCAGCTGATGGCGCAGCCGCCGAAGGCCGGCAGCATCGTGGAAGAGCGTGAAGACAAGGCGCTCGGCCTGACCTATCTGACCTTCTCGAACGGTGTCAAGGCGATCCTGAAGCCGACCGATTTCCGCAACGACCAGGTCATGATGAGCGCGGCCCGCTTCGGCGGCCAGAGCCTGTACGGCGACGCCGACATCCTCAACGCGCGCTACGCCAATGCCATCGTCGCCAGCATGGGCCTGCAGGACTATTCGCCGCTCGACCTGTCGAAAGTCCTGGCGGGCAAGGCGGCCGCGGTGACCATGGGCCTGGCCGGCTACAACGAAGTGCTCGGCGCCTCGTCGGGCGCGACCGACATCGAGACCATGTTGCAGCTCCTGTGGTTGCGCTTCGACGCCGTGCGCCGCGACGAAGACCTGTTCAAGTCCTTCATCGGCAAGCAGGTCGAAGCCGCGCGCAACCGCCTTGGCCAGCCCAGCGCGCGCTTCGGGGACACAGTGGTCGCCACGCTCTACAACAACCACCCGCGCGCACCGCGCCCGCTGCTTCCCGAGGAATTCGGCCAGATCAGCCTGGACCGCAGCATCGCCATCTACCGCGAGCGCTTCTCCAGCGCCAAAGACCTGACCTTCGTGATGGTCGGCAGTTTCGACGTCAACAAGGTCAAGCCGCTGCTGGCCACCTGGCTCGGCAGCCTGCCCACGCCCGCCATCCCGACCGAATGGCGCGACGTCGGCCTGCGTCCGGTGAAGGGCGTGGTCAAGCGCGCGGTCTACAGCGGTACCGAACCGAAGAGCACGATCTCGCTGACCTTCACCGGTGAGGCGGCGTTCTCGGAGCTGGAACAGATGCGCCTGCAGGCGCTGGTGGAGGTGCTCAACATCCGCATCATCGAGGTGCTGCGCGAGCAGCTGTCCCTGATCTACGGCGGCAACGCCGGCGGGCAGCTGGGCCGCATCCCCTACGGCCACTACAGCCTGTCGGTGACGCTGCCGACCGGACCCGAGAACGTCGACAAGGTATTGAAGGCGACCTTCGACGAATTCGAACGCCTCAAGCGCGAAGGCCCGCTTGCTGGCGACCTCGCCAAGGTCAAGCAGAACTGGATCCAGAACCACCGCAAGGCCCTGCGCGAAAACGGCTACTGGCTGGGCCGCATCCAGTCGGCGCTGCTCGACGGGACCGATCCGAAGGCGATCCTGACGCACGAGGAGCGGGTGAATGCGCTCACGGCGGGCGAAGTGCAGGAAGCGGCGCGGCGTTACCTGAACACGGAGAATTACGTGCAGGTGGTGCTGTATCCGGAGAAGAAGGCGGAGGCGGTGCAGGCCGCGAATTGA
- a CDS encoding transglycosylase SLT domain-containing protein encodes MTTMQHTLTVFGLSAVAVLTLLYTNPDAAKKVSELLHSETVAAAPAGATVATATPAPAKEAALDATQDRAELKVLANSKQQQNVTSWLAKRYRVAGDAANMLVSTAYTTAHEMKLDPLLILAVMVIESGLNPFAESPMGAKGLMQVMAKVHHDKFEEVGGAEAALDPVANIRVGAQILKDYVKRTGSVEGGLKTYVGAADMEDDSGYGAKVLAEYKRLKMVAGGKKVPTVTPPAPTQMVVKAAPAAPAAPKAAEPAAEPKTEALATL; translated from the coding sequence TTGACCACAATGCAGCACACCCTGACCGTGTTCGGTCTCTCGGCAGTGGCAGTACTGACCCTGCTCTACACGAACCCGGATGCAGCAAAAAAAGTTTCGGAACTGCTGCATTCTGAAACCGTCGCCGCCGCACCTGCTGGTGCAACCGTCGCGACCGCCACCCCAGCGCCGGCCAAGGAGGCCGCACTGGACGCAACGCAAGACCGGGCCGAGCTCAAAGTCCTCGCCAACAGCAAGCAGCAGCAGAACGTCACCTCCTGGCTCGCCAAGCGCTACCGGGTGGCCGGCGACGCGGCCAACATGCTCGTTTCGACGGCCTACACGACGGCCCATGAGATGAAGCTCGATCCCCTGCTGATCCTGGCCGTGATGGTCATCGAATCGGGCCTGAACCCGTTCGCGGAAAGCCCGATGGGCGCCAAGGGCCTGATGCAGGTGATGGCCAAGGTCCACCACGACAAGTTCGAGGAAGTCGGCGGCGCCGAGGCGGCCCTGGATCCGGTCGCCAATATCCGTGTCGGCGCGCAGATCCTGAAGGACTACGTGAAGCGCACGGGTTCGGTCGAAGGCGGCCTGAAGACCTATGTCGGCGCGGCCGACATGGAGGACGACTCGGGTTATGGCGCCAAGGTGCTGGCCGAATACAAGCGACTGAAAATGGTTGCAGGTGGCAAGAAGGTCCCGACGGTGACCCCACCGGCACCGACGCAGATGGTCGTCAAGGCGGCGCCTGCCGCGCCGGCGGCCCCGAAAGCCGCGGAACCGGCTGCGGAGCCGAAAACGGAGGCGCTGGCGACGCTGTAA
- the ribH gene encoding 6,7-dimethyl-8-ribityllumazine synthase: protein MTVGTYESNMTGEDLRIGIVQARFNADVGHGLLSSCLAELKHLGVADEDILHVTVPGALEIPLALQKMAETQQFDALIALGAVIRGETYHFELVSNESGAGITRIGLDYGIPIANAVLTTETDEQAEVRMAEKGADAAKVAVEMANLLLALEELHPEEEEE from the coding sequence ATGACGGTAGGAACTTATGAGAGCAACATGACAGGCGAGGACCTGCGCATCGGGATCGTGCAGGCGCGCTTCAATGCCGACGTCGGGCATGGCCTGCTGTCGTCCTGCCTGGCCGAACTGAAGCACCTGGGCGTGGCCGACGAGGACATCCTGCACGTGACCGTGCCGGGCGCGCTGGAAATCCCGCTGGCCCTGCAGAAGATGGCCGAAACCCAGCAGTTCGACGCCCTGATCGCGCTCGGCGCCGTCATCCGCGGCGAAACCTACCACTTCGAGCTGGTCTCGAACGAGTCGGGCGCCGGCATCACCCGCATCGGCCTGGACTACGGCATCCCGATCGCCAACGCCGTGCTGACCACCGAGACCGACGAGCAGGCCGAAGTGCGCATGGCGGAAAAGGGCGCCGATGCGGCCAAGGTTGCGGTCGAGATGGCCAACCTGCTGCTGGCGCTGGAAGAGCTGCACCCCGAGGAAGAAGAAGAGTAA
- a CDS encoding two-component system response regulator, translating to MATILIVDDRPSNRAYLMALLGFTEHRLLEAEDGAAALQLVRAERPELIITDILMPTMDGYEFVQRLRADRALAATRVIFYSAVYAERETVAMARSCGVQTVLSKPSDPQDIMAAVNAELGLSAAAARDAQVRVRSVSDAFLPAPVAPASESRLGARLAAIEEMCLHLVNERQVEGLVDVFLKAAARILDADQLALCLLENDERTVSHLNARGLDPSLLAVHATGTRLPGALLLSREPIRLAEGDPLLGTLPRGLPRCASFLGLPVRCLRNLYGWLYFVRAPSATHFSAEDERWASALAAHLAVAYENLNLYGVVQRHAAQLQLEATARAEADAALRESEHRLELARQVFDSTQESIMMTDACANIVAVNPAFEQITGFREAEVIGLNPRVLRSGRHEAPFYRAMWDSLEQDGQWRGEIWNRRKNGEVYPERTSISAVRDEAGKLTAYVSVSTDLSALKAAHNKLDFLSNHDALTLLPNRSLFHDRLQQSIAAARRDGSQLALLLVNVDRLSRINDSLGHAAGDALLREVARRASAIAGPADTVARLSGDEFVLLTGCEDTEDIIFAAQRLIEAIAQPFSVGGHDVVVTGSVGISVFPRDGNAAGDLLKAADAALAHQKDAGRNGFRFFKGEMNDQAMRWLALETRLRRAIGQAELALHFQPQVAREDGRVLGMEALLRWHSSELGRVSPADFIPLAEDTGLILPIGDWVIRQACQQNKAWQDAGLPRVPVAVNVSAHQFKAGTVPQVVRAALSESGLEARYLEIELTESVMMGDTTAAEAQLAELRAMGVSLSLDDFGTGYSSLGYLSRFSLDKLKIDQAFVRNITTDPRSAAIAQATIALAEGLSLRVVAEGVETLAQRDYLGKIGCEVLQGYLYSRPVPAREMALLLQKGRVTV from the coding sequence ATGGCCACCATTCTTATCGTCGACGACCGTCCGAGCAACCGGGCCTACCTGATGGCCCTGCTCGGTTTCACCGAACACCGGCTGCTGGAAGCCGAAGACGGCGCCGCCGCCCTGCAGCTGGTGCGCGCCGAGCGTCCCGAACTGATCATTACCGACATCCTGATGCCGACCATGGACGGCTACGAGTTCGTCCAGCGCCTGCGCGCCGACCGCGCCCTGGCCGCCACCCGCGTCATCTTCTATTCTGCCGTCTATGCCGAGCGCGAGACGGTGGCGATGGCGCGCAGCTGCGGGGTGCAGACGGTGCTCAGCAAACCGTCCGACCCGCAGGACATCATGGCGGCCGTGAATGCCGAGCTGGGACTGTCGGCGGCGGCGGCTCGGGACGCACAGGTCCGGGTGCGCAGCGTCTCCGACGCCTTCCTGCCGGCGCCCGTCGCACCAGCAAGCGAGAGCCGCCTCGGGGCACGCCTCGCCGCGATCGAGGAGATGTGCCTGCACCTGGTCAACGAACGCCAGGTGGAAGGCCTGGTCGACGTTTTCCTGAAGGCCGCGGCACGCATCCTCGACGCCGACCAGTTGGCGCTGTGCCTGCTCGAAAACGACGAACGTACCGTGAGCCACCTGAATGCGCGCGGTCTCGATCCCAGCCTGCTGGCGGTGCATGCGACCGGGACCCGCCTGCCCGGCGCCCTGCTGCTGTCGCGCGAGCCGATCCGGCTGGCCGAAGGCGATCCGCTGCTGGGTACCTTGCCAAGGGGCCTGCCGCGTTGCGCTTCCTTCCTCGGCCTGCCTGTGCGCTGCCTGCGCAACCTGTACGGCTGGCTGTACTTCGTGCGCGCGCCGAGCGCCACCCACTTTTCGGCAGAGGATGAGCGCTGGGCCTCGGCCCTCGCCGCGCACCTGGCGGTGGCCTACGAAAACCTGAACCTGTATGGCGTGGTGCAGCGCCACGCGGCCCAGCTGCAGCTGGAAGCGACGGCGCGCGCCGAGGCCGATGCCGCGCTGCGCGAGAGCGAGCACCGGCTGGAACTGGCGCGCCAGGTCTTCGACAGCACCCAGGAAAGCATCATGATGACCGACGCCTGCGCGAACATCGTCGCGGTCAATCCGGCCTTCGAGCAGATCACGGGATTCCGCGAGGCCGAAGTCATTGGCCTGAACCCGCGCGTGCTGCGCTCGGGACGCCACGAAGCACCCTTCTACCGCGCCATGTGGGACAGCCTGGAACAGGACGGCCAGTGGCGCGGCGAGATCTGGAACCGGCGCAAGAACGGCGAAGTCTATCCGGAGCGCACCAGCATCAGCGCGGTGCGCGACGAAGCCGGCAAGCTGACCGCCTATGTCTCGGTCTCGACCGACCTGTCGGCGCTGAAGGCCGCCCACAACAAGCTCGACTTCCTGTCGAACCACGATGCCCTGACCCTGCTGCCGAACCGTTCGCTATTCCACGACCGGCTGCAGCAGTCGATCGCCGCGGCCCGCCGCGACGGCAGCCAGCTGGCCCTGCTGCTGGTGAACGTCGACCGCCTCTCGCGCATCAACGACAGCCTCGGGCACGCCGCCGGCGACGCCCTGCTGCGCGAAGTCGCGCGCCGCGCCAGCGCGATCGCCGGCCCCGCCGACACGGTGGCGCGCCTGTCGGGCGACGAGTTCGTGCTGCTCACCGGCTGCGAGGACACTGAGGACATCATCTTCGCCGCCCAGCGCCTGATCGAAGCCATCGCCCAGCCGTTCTCCGTCGGCGGGCACGACGTGGTCGTCACCGGCAGCGTCGGCATCAGCGTCTTTCCGCGCGACGGCAATGCGGCGGGCGACCTGCTGAAGGCCGCCGACGCCGCCCTGGCGCACCAGAAGGACGCCGGGCGCAACGGCTTCCGCTTCTTCAAGGGCGAGATGAACGACCAGGCGATGCGCTGGCTGGCGCTGGAAACGCGCCTGCGGCGCGCCATCGGCCAGGCCGAACTGGCGCTGCACTTCCAGCCGCAGGTGGCGCGCGAGGATGGCCGCGTGCTCGGCATGGAAGCGCTGCTGCGCTGGCACAGCTCGGAACTGGGCCGCGTCTCGCCGGCCGATTTCATCCCGCTGGCCGAGGACACCGGCCTGATCCTGCCGATCGGCGACTGGGTGATCCGCCAGGCCTGCCAGCAGAACAAGGCCTGGCAGGACGCCGGGCTGCCGCGGGTGCCGGTGGCGGTGAACGTCTCGGCGCACCAGTTCAAGGCGGGCACAGTGCCGCAGGTGGTGCGCGCGGCGCTGTCCGAATCCGGCCTGGAAGCGCGCTATCTCGAGATCGAGCTGACCGAAAGCGTCATGATGGGCGATACCACGGCCGCCGAAGCCCAGCTGGCCGAGCTGCGCGCGATGGGCGTGTCGCTCTCGCTCGACGACTTCGGCACCGGCTACTCCTCGCTCGGCTACCTGTCGCGCTTCTCGCTCGACAAGCTCAAGATCGACCAGGCGTTCGTGCGCAACATCACCACCGATCCGCGCAGCGCGGCGATCGCCCAGGCCACGATCGCGCTGGCCGAAGGCTTGTCCTTGCGGGTGGTGGCCGAGGGCGTCGAGACCCTGGCCCAGCGCGATTATCTCGGCAAGATCGGCTGCGAGGTCCTGCAGGGCTACCTGTACAGCCGGCCGGTGCCGGCGCGCGAGATGGCGCTGCTGCTGCAGAAGGGGCGCGTGACGGTGTGA
- the nusB gene encoding transcription antitermination factor NusB: MTDKTTHANPSKNRTPRHRAREFALQGLYQWLLNNEPSTQVANNIRAAHGFDKADGEYFSSLLNGTITTSVELRETIAPLIDRAVSELSPIEHGVLLLGAFELKNHPEIPYRVVINEAVELTKSFGGIDGHKYVNGVLDKLASKLRPEEVGADARR, from the coding sequence ATGACCGACAAGACCACCCACGCCAACCCGAGCAAGAACCGCACCCCGCGCCACCGCGCGCGCGAGTTCGCGCTCCAGGGCCTGTATCAATGGCTGCTGAATAACGAGCCATCGACCCAGGTGGCCAACAACATCCGCGCCGCCCACGGCTTCGACAAGGCCGACGGCGAGTATTTTTCGTCGCTGCTCAACGGCACGATCACGACCTCGGTCGAGCTGCGCGAAACGATCGCTCCGCTGATCGACCGCGCGGTCAGCGAACTGTCGCCGATCGAGCACGGCGTCCTGCTGCTGGGCGCCTTCGAACTGAAGAACCACCCGGAAATCCCATACCGCGTCGTGATTAACGAAGCGGTCGAGCTGACCAAGTCCTTCGGCGGCATCGACGGCCACAAGTACGTCAACGGCGTGCTCGATAAACTGGCCTCGAAACTGCGTCCGGAAGAAGTCGGCGCCGACGCGCGGCGTTAA